Proteins co-encoded in one Paenibacillus sp. genomic window:
- a CDS encoding AAA family ATPase: MIKKINRIMNFGIYRDYQVDTNFLPFSKYNLLYGWNGSGKSTFSRLMRMLSSGVIPPEFNDCQIEVELENGLLITHQNLESLQARMLVFNQDFIDENINWNQVIKSILLISEEKIDEQVKLEKINEELVKVLKEREKMKTEYEKEFREINNFLSETASKIRTQFQKIEIDDKYYLNYNKRTIQKLFENNNISPSDRPFSLSEIDKISKSIKPVEKSLLHHSGINFDRQEILQIREKVLTVLRTSYISFSIQKLKNDSKLSNWVEQGLMIHRSNKNETCEFCGEKLSQDRLLELEQHFNQEYMNFKDNILKVRTQIENKRIEITNFPHTNDLYDELQFDFNQHIVEIAAISDSLNRVFESWYKKLTEKLNDPFGSIENYDDFNEIQVKNLFYHNEAVLKVIRQHNEKTTNFKQEIARLKKSLEIHMVLEATINFKFFAKQSSLKKKHALVNELTETIHKYEMEKMNFESSLSNQFLGATEFNKRLHSFLGHKEIWLQFDDTMKGYQILRNGAQAKNLSEGEKTAIAFVYFITKLKEHGTDISNSILVIDDPISSFDSNNLFHAYSFLKIECQKAEQLFVLTHNFNFYKLIRDWLIKKNKYERDKTPKIRSRFYSVETIKVGETPRKSILVNASEPLLNYHSEYHYIFSRIYKYKDKQSLSLDEAFLMANLCRKLLESFLSFKYPKQRNDFRSLMDATGYNEVSLEKIYKFINKYSHNQSIEFGDDAVDNLLGESQNVISDILKFIHEIDDKHYEEMVEIVEKSA, from the coding sequence TTGATTAAAAAAATAAATAGAATAATGAACTTCGGCATCTATAGAGATTATCAAGTAGATACAAATTTTCTGCCGTTTTCGAAGTACAATCTCTTATATGGCTGGAATGGTAGCGGCAAAAGTACCTTTTCAAGATTAATGAGGATGTTGAGCAGCGGGGTAATTCCACCAGAATTCAATGACTGCCAGATTGAAGTGGAACTGGAAAATGGATTATTAATTACCCACCAAAATCTAGAGTCGTTACAGGCTAGGATGCTCGTATTTAACCAGGATTTCATTGATGAAAATATCAACTGGAATCAAGTTATAAAGAGTATTTTATTGATTTCTGAAGAAAAGATTGATGAACAAGTAAAGTTGGAAAAAATAAATGAGGAATTAGTAAAGGTGTTGAAAGAAAGAGAAAAGATGAAAACTGAATATGAAAAAGAATTCAGGGAGATTAATAACTTTCTCTCAGAAACGGCTAGTAAAATCAGAACGCAGTTCCAAAAGATAGAAATTGACGATAAGTACTACCTTAACTACAACAAAAGGACAATTCAAAAGCTATTTGAGAACAACAATATCTCACCTAGCGACCGGCCATTTAGTTTGTCAGAAATTGATAAAATTTCGAAATCAATAAAGCCGGTGGAGAAAAGTTTGTTGCACCACTCTGGCATTAATTTTGACAGACAGGAAATTCTACAAATTAGAGAAAAAGTCCTTACAGTATTACGCACTTCATACATCTCTTTTAGTATTCAAAAATTGAAAAACGACAGTAAATTAAGCAATTGGGTAGAACAAGGTTTAATGATACATAGGTCCAATAAGAATGAAACTTGTGAATTTTGTGGGGAAAAGTTAAGTCAAGATAGACTACTTGAACTTGAACAACACTTTAATCAGGAGTATATGAACTTCAAAGATAATATTCTCAAGGTTAGAACCCAGATTGAAAACAAGAGAATTGAAATTACAAACTTCCCTCATACTAATGATCTGTATGATGAACTTCAGTTTGACTTTAATCAGCACATAGTTGAAATTGCAGCAATATCCGATTCATTAAATAGAGTCTTTGAAAGTTGGTACAAAAAACTTACTGAAAAATTGAATGATCCATTTGGTTCTATAGAGAATTATGATGATTTTAATGAAATCCAAGTTAAAAATCTATTTTATCACAATGAGGCCGTTTTAAAGGTAATTCGCCAGCACAATGAGAAAACTACAAATTTCAAGCAAGAAATTGCAAGATTAAAAAAATCCCTTGAGATTCACATGGTGCTTGAAGCTACTATTAATTTTAAGTTTTTCGCAAAACAAAGTTCATTAAAGAAAAAGCATGCCTTAGTGAATGAATTAACCGAAACCATTCATAAATACGAAATGGAAAAAATGAACTTTGAAAGTTCGCTTTCAAATCAGTTCTTAGGAGCAACTGAATTCAATAAGAGACTACATAGTTTCTTGGGGCACAAAGAAATCTGGTTACAGTTTGACGATACAATGAAAGGATACCAAATATTAAGAAATGGCGCGCAAGCCAAAAACTTAAGTGAGGGTGAAAAAACTGCAATTGCTTTTGTTTACTTTATAACCAAATTAAAGGAACATGGCACCGACATATCTAATAGTATCCTTGTGATTGATGACCCAATTTCCAGCTTTGATTCAAACAATCTATTTCACGCATACTCCTTCTTGAAGATTGAATGTCAAAAAGCAGAGCAATTATTTGTACTAACACATAACTTTAATTTCTACAAATTAATTCGGGATTGGTTAATTAAAAAGAATAAATACGAGAGGGATAAGACTCCAAAGATTAGGTCAAGATTTTATTCTGTGGAAACAATAAAAGTCGGGGAAACCCCAAGAAAATCAATACTAGTTAATGCAAGCGAACCACTATTAAACTACCATTCGGAATATCATTACATTTTCTCTAGAATTTATAAGTACAAAGACAAACAATCCCTTTCTCTTGATGAGGCTTTTTTAATGGCTAACCTATGTAGAAAACTTCTTGAGAGCTTCTTAAGTTTTAAATATCCAAAACAACGCAATGACTTTAGATCCTTAATGGACGCAACAGGTTACAATGAGGTTTCTCTAGAAAAAATCTACAAGTTCATTAACAAGTACTCACATAATCAATCAATTGAATTTGGCGATGACGCAGTTGATAACTTATTAGGTGAAAGCCAAAACGTTATTTCGGACATATTGAAGTTTATTCACGAGATAGACGACAAACACTACGAGGAAATGGTTGAGATTGTTGAAAAGTCCGCATAA
- a CDS encoding recombinase family protein, with amino-acid sequence MYTAIYSRVSTGMQVSEGTSLDAQIDICVRKARDISLPQGTIKIYREEGFTGEDIDRPAMNALRQDVAKGLINRLVVTHPDRLTRDLTDKLILCRELERSNVELIFVDTEYRNTPEGQLFFNLMSSIAQYELSLIKKRTVRGRLKAVEKDRKIMPMRAAPYGYDLKDHSLVINEEEAEFVRKMYHWYVYDRYTLREIGERLYALGAVPKRGESRNWNASSIRRVLTSEVYVGKFYYNRRETQKIRGEKTKNGTPRKTYKYRAEKDWILVEVPRIIDPELFELAQVQKEKNMKKSGNVKYEYLLKSMVRCGHCGRVWQATTYTGRHNKETGEKIRYTCYRCPNKFPKKYGEGVDKCPSLTLRAEMLDEYIWRLILDMLSNPEDYVERLQNRSADIQQDLQSAVDHIKRQMEQKEKEKEKIKVMFKREIIDEEEMLNEMKHISASLKSLQQELVGFERQLSDLLENELSSARMVDLTQTICTFVESGGDRLTFEDKRHIVETLVDEVLIRFEGNEVQVTAVGALDELKRQHFLSSRVDVGSSTQPQKVRQHGGRSRGSHFHRDDRPD; translated from the coding sequence ATGTACACGGCAATTTACTCCAGGGTTTCAACGGGCATGCAGGTTTCGGAAGGAACCAGTCTGGACGCGCAGATTGACATTTGCGTTCGAAAAGCCAGAGACATAAGCCTTCCTCAAGGGACAATCAAAATTTATCGCGAAGAAGGCTTTACGGGCGAGGATATTGATCGTCCGGCGATGAACGCATTACGGCAGGACGTCGCCAAAGGGTTGATCAACCGCCTCGTCGTAACCCACCCCGATCGATTGACAAGAGACTTAACGGATAAATTAATTCTTTGCCGCGAGTTGGAGCGTAGTAATGTCGAGTTGATATTTGTAGATACCGAATATCGTAATACTCCGGAAGGGCAACTTTTCTTTAATTTGATGAGTTCGATCGCGCAATATGAGTTGTCTTTAATCAAGAAACGGACGGTACGGGGCAGATTGAAAGCGGTCGAAAAAGACAGAAAAATTATGCCTATGAGAGCAGCTCCATATGGTTACGATTTAAAGGACCATTCGTTAGTTATCAACGAAGAAGAAGCTGAATTCGTAAGGAAAATGTATCATTGGTATGTTTACGACCGCTATACGCTGAGGGAGATCGGCGAACGCCTTTATGCTCTCGGAGCGGTGCCGAAACGCGGCGAAAGCCGGAATTGGAACGCGAGTTCGATTCGGCGGGTACTGACGTCGGAGGTATATGTCGGCAAGTTTTATTATAACCGGCGGGAAACGCAGAAAATTCGGGGAGAGAAAACGAAAAACGGTACTCCACGTAAAACATACAAGTATAGGGCGGAAAAAGACTGGATCTTGGTGGAAGTCCCCCGCATTATCGACCCGGAATTGTTCGAGTTGGCCCAAGTCCAGAAAGAGAAGAATATGAAAAAGTCGGGAAATGTGAAATACGAATATTTACTTAAATCGATGGTAAGGTGCGGACATTGCGGCCGAGTGTGGCAAGCTACAACCTATACAGGCAGGCATAACAAAGAAACCGGAGAGAAAATACGGTACACTTGCTACCGCTGTCCGAACAAATTTCCAAAGAAGTACGGAGAAGGGGTCGATAAATGTCCCTCCCTAACGCTGCGCGCCGAGATGCTCGACGAATACATATGGCGGTTAATTTTGGATATGTTGTCTAATCCGGAAGATTACGTAGAGCGACTACAAAATCGCTCGGCGGACATACAGCAAGATTTGCAGTCCGCTGTGGACCATATCAAACGGCAAATGGAGCAAAAGGAAAAGGAAAAGGAAAAGATTAAAGTCATGTTTAAGCGGGAGATTATTGACGAGGAAGAAATGTTGAACGAAATGAAACACATTAGCGCCAGTCTGAAGTCACTGCAGCAGGAACTCGTCGGGTTCGAAAGGCAACTTTCGGATTTGCTGGAGAATGAGCTCTCCTCCGCTCGCATGGTCGATTTGACGCAAACCATCTGCACGTTCGTGGAGAGCGGCGGGGATCGGTTAACCTTCGAGGATAAGCGCCATATCGTGGAAACGTTAGTGGATGAGGTCCTAATTCGTTTCGAGGGCAACGAAGTACAGGTCACGGCTGTTGGTGCCCTTGACGAGTTGAAGCGGCAGCATTTTCTTTCGTCTAGGGTTGACGTTGGATCGAGTACACAACCTCAAAAAGTTCGACAACACGGGGGAAGATCTCGAGGATCTCATTTCCATCGGGACGATCGGCCTGATTAA
- the sigK gene encoding RNA polymerase sporulation sigma factor SigK codes for MFFRLGLTLDRVHNLKKFDNTGEDLEDLISIGTIGLIKAIESYSPDKGTKLATFAARCIENEILMHLRSLKKTKKDVSLHDPIGTDKEGNEITLIDILGTETDEVADQVQMKIEKSKIYAHLDILDEREQEVIRGRFGLEHGGEERTQREIAKELGISRSYVSRIEKRALMKLYHEFYKQKK; via the coding sequence ATTTTCTTTCGTCTAGGGTTGACGTTGGATCGAGTACACAACCTCAAAAAGTTCGACAACACGGGGGAAGATCTCGAGGATCTCATTTCCATCGGGACGATCGGCCTGATTAAAGCCATTGAGTCGTACTCGCCCGACAAAGGGACGAAGCTGGCGACGTTCGCGGCGCGCTGCATCGAGAACGAGATTCTGATGCATCTGCGTTCGCTCAAAAAGACGAAGAAGGACGTTTCCCTTCACGACCCGATCGGTACGGATAAGGAAGGGAACGAAATCACCCTGATCGATATACTCGGCACCGAAACCGACGAGGTCGCCGACCAAGTGCAGATGAAAATCGAGAAGTCGAAAATTTACGCCCACCTCGATATTTTGGACGAACGGGAGCAGGAGGTCATCCGCGGACGCTTCGGCCTCGAACACGGCGGAGAGGAACGAACGCAGCGGGAGATTGCGAAGGAGTTGGGAATCTCGAGATCGTATGTGTCCAGGATTGAGAAGAGGGCGTTAATGAAGCTTTACCATGAGTTTTACAAACAAAAGAAATGA
- a CDS encoding acyltransferase family protein, whose translation MNATGQNGRSHDLDWIKVLVMLIVFLYHVSMFFNSYPWHIKNIDINKTYIEVFSLLAGNWMMPVFFVISGIGTFHALRKRNAQGFIKERLLRLGLPLLVGVFVLSPPQVYVERAVNRQFEGSFLSFFPRYFDGLYLEIGGTGNFAFFGHHLWYLLMLLIFSCVTLPFFLKRKQNISEKPFHFLHFSICLYL comes from the coding sequence TTGAACGCAACTGGTCAGAACGGAAGATCCCATGACCTCGATTGGATTAAAGTCTTGGTCATGCTGATCGTCTTCTTATATCACGTATCCATGTTTTTTAATTCGTACCCGTGGCACATTAAGAACATCGATATTAACAAAACGTACATAGAAGTATTTTCCCTGCTGGCAGGGAATTGGATGATGCCCGTCTTTTTTGTGATTTCAGGGATTGGAACGTTTCATGCGCTGCGAAAGCGCAATGCCCAGGGATTTATTAAGGAACGATTATTACGACTTGGGTTGCCGTTGCTTGTGGGGGTGTTCGTTTTGTCTCCTCCTCAAGTTTACGTGGAAAGGGCAGTGAACCGGCAGTTCGAAGGCTCCTTTCTATCTTTTTTCCCTCGTTATTTTGACGGGCTGTATCTAGAAATCGGGGGGACAGGAAATTTTGCGTTCTTCGGTCACCACTTGTGGTACCTCTTAATGCTGTTAATCTTTTCGTGTGTGACTTTGCCTTTCTTTCTAAAAAGGAAGCAAAACATTTCGGAAAAACCGTTTCATTTTTTACATTTTTCCATCTGCCTGTACCTTTAG
- a CDS encoding glycoside hydrolase family 2 TIM barrel-domain containing protein, with the protein MFRKWRYEPPANGYPEWNNNPDLFQLNRMPARADFVPYDTAEEALRSDAPASGRTMSLNGSWKFAFSERPEDRPADFYRDDYDVSAWADLPVPSHWQLHGYDYPQYVNIRYPWIEKEEIAPPYAPTNYNPVGSYVRHFELPAGWANRPVYLHFRGVESAFYVWLNGELVGYSEDTFTPAEFDITPYLRPGRNRLAVEVYRWCDGSWLEDQDFWRLSGIFREALLVSPSPVHVYDVQVRTELDEQYEHAELRVRTTLLRYPGARNGDVVVAGALYDADGRAVTDDGFRVSAALEEGRFAEAELRAFVAAPAKWSAEHPNLYTLVLSLRSGDGTELEAVRCKVGFRKVEIRDNLILINGRRVVFKGVNRHEFSCDAGRALSFDEMERDVKLMKANNINAVRTSHYPNHPRWYDLCDEYGLYVIDETNLETHGTWRYGQTEEEGTIPGSKPEWRDNVVDRCRSMMERDKNHPSVVMWSLGNESFGGENFRAMYRFLKEADPTRIVHYEGIFHHRAFEDVSDVESQMYTSPEGVEKYARNDPKKPFILCEYSHAMGNSCGNLFKYTELFDRYPALQGGFIWDWVDQAIRTKSPDGTEYMAYGGDFGESPHDGNFSGNGLLFADRTASPKLPEVKACYQNVGFTDWNPETGTFKAINKFLFTDLGEFRWEWRLLRDGRPASEPASGTFRVAPLSEADIRLELPAGSAEPGADDRSELWVELSLRLAAGTRWAEEGHEVAFAQFPVRGLPAARHAAAEPDDGEPQALALTEEDGRWRIAGDGFELAIDTNAGEIASYRCGGVERLRQGPRPNFWRAVTDNDRGNGLDVRCAAWRAAGPGRRLRSLAKRKSGRSWEIDAEYELPDANRSVCTVTYTIYPDGRIAVCQSLHPAPGLPEIPEVGMLLCLDAAFDRIEWYGRGPHENYWDRSVGAKLGVYEGSVADQLTPYLKPQECGNKTDVRWIKVTNADGIGLAFAGNPTLEACVLPYTPEELEAHDHPYKFPPSVRTVVRLADKQMGVGGDNSWGARTHPEFTLYATRSYTFRYVIIPEG; encoded by the coding sequence ATGTTTCGGAAATGGCGATACGAGCCGCCTGCAAACGGGTATCCCGAGTGGAACAACAACCCGGATCTCTTTCAATTGAACCGGATGCCGGCACGAGCGGACTTCGTTCCGTACGATACGGCGGAGGAGGCGCTTCGGTCCGATGCGCCCGCTTCCGGCCGAACGATGAGCTTGAACGGCAGCTGGAAGTTCGCGTTCTCCGAACGCCCGGAAGACCGGCCGGCCGATTTTTACCGCGACGATTACGACGTGTCGGCGTGGGCGGACTTGCCGGTGCCCTCGCACTGGCAGCTCCACGGGTACGACTACCCGCAGTACGTGAACATCCGCTATCCTTGGATCGAGAAAGAAGAGATCGCGCCGCCGTACGCCCCGACCAACTATAATCCGGTCGGCTCTTACGTGCGGCACTTCGAGCTGCCTGCCGGTTGGGCGAATCGACCGGTATATCTCCACTTCCGCGGCGTAGAGTCGGCGTTCTACGTATGGCTGAACGGCGAGCTCGTCGGATACAGCGAAGACACATTCACGCCCGCCGAATTCGATATTACGCCGTATCTTCGCCCGGGGCGTAACCGGCTGGCGGTCGAGGTGTACCGGTGGTGCGACGGCAGCTGGCTGGAGGATCAAGACTTTTGGCGGCTGTCCGGCATATTTCGCGAAGCGCTGCTCGTCTCCCCGAGCCCGGTTCACGTATACGATGTTCAGGTTCGCACGGAACTGGACGAGCAATATGAGCACGCGGAGCTGCGCGTTCGGACGACGCTGCTGCGGTATCCGGGCGCGCGGAACGGGGATGTCGTCGTCGCGGGCGCCTTATACGATGCCGACGGGCGGGCGGTGACGGACGACGGCTTCCGCGTATCGGCGGCGCTGGAGGAAGGGCGTTTCGCCGAGGCGGAGCTTCGCGCGTTCGTCGCCGCTCCGGCGAAATGGAGCGCGGAGCATCCGAACCTGTACACGCTCGTGCTGTCGCTGCGCTCCGGCGACGGAACGGAGCTCGAGGCGGTTCGCTGCAAGGTAGGGTTTCGCAAGGTCGAAATTCGCGACAACCTGATCTTGATCAACGGCCGGCGGGTCGTGTTCAAGGGCGTCAACCGCCACGAGTTTTCCTGCGACGCGGGAAGGGCTCTCTCGTTCGATGAGATGGAGCGGGACGTCAAGCTGATGAAGGCGAACAATATCAACGCGGTCCGAACTTCTCATTATCCGAACCATCCGCGGTGGTACGATCTGTGCGACGAATACGGCTTGTACGTAATCGACGAAACGAATCTCGAAACGCACGGCACGTGGCGCTACGGGCAGACGGAGGAAGAGGGAACGATCCCCGGCAGCAAGCCGGAATGGCGCGACAACGTCGTCGATCGGTGCCGGTCGATGATGGAGCGGGACAAAAACCATCCTTCCGTCGTCATGTGGTCGCTTGGCAACGAATCGTTCGGCGGCGAAAATTTCCGGGCGATGTACCGCTTCTTGAAGGAGGCGGATCCGACCCGGATCGTCCATTACGAGGGCATTTTCCACCACCGCGCCTTCGAAGACGTCTCCGACGTGGAAAGCCAAATGTACACGTCGCCGGAGGGCGTGGAGAAATATGCGCGGAACGATCCGAAAAAGCCGTTCATCCTATGCGAATACAGTCACGCGATGGGCAATTCGTGCGGCAATTTGTTCAAGTATACGGAATTGTTCGACCGGTACCCGGCGCTGCAGGGCGGGTTCATTTGGGATTGGGTCGATCAGGCAATTCGGACGAAGTCGCCGGACGGGACGGAATATATGGCGTACGGCGGCGACTTCGGCGAATCGCCGCATGACGGCAATTTCAGCGGCAACGGCCTTCTGTTCGCCGACCGCACGGCGTCGCCGAAGCTGCCGGAAGTCAAAGCGTGCTACCAGAACGTTGGCTTCACCGATTGGAATCCCGAGACGGGAACGTTCAAGGCGATCAACAAGTTTTTGTTCACCGACTTAGGGGAATTCCGTTGGGAGTGGCGGCTGCTGCGGGACGGCCGGCCGGCCTCCGAACCGGCGTCGGGGACGTTCCGCGTCGCGCCGCTGTCCGAGGCGGACATCCGCTTGGAGCTGCCCGCCGGCAGCGCCGAACCGGGGGCGGACGACCGCTCCGAGCTGTGGGTCGAGCTGAGCTTGCGCCTTGCGGCAGGGACGCGCTGGGCGGAGGAGGGGCACGAGGTGGCGTTCGCCCAGTTTCCGGTTCGGGGGCTGCCGGCCGCGCGGCATGCGGCGGCGGAGCCGGATGACGGCGAGCCGCAGGCGCTCGCGTTGACCGAGGAAGACGGCCGCTGGCGCATCGCCGGGGACGGCTTCGAGCTCGCGATCGATACGAACGCCGGCGAAATAGCGTCTTACCGTTGCGGGGGCGTCGAACGGCTGCGGCAAGGACCGAGGCCGAATTTCTGGCGCGCCGTAACGGATAACGACCGGGGCAACGGCCTGGACGTCCGGTGCGCCGCATGGAGAGCGGCCGGCCCGGGACGCCGGCTCCGCTCGCTCGCGAAGAGGAAGTCCGGCCGGTCGTGGGAGATCGACGCCGAATACGAGCTGCCCGACGCGAATCGGTCCGTCTGCACCGTGACGTATACAATATATCCGGACGGGCGAATCGCGGTATGCCAGTCGCTGCATCCGGCGCCGGGGCTTCCGGAAATTCCGGAGGTCGGCATGCTGCTCTGCCTGGACGCAGCGTTCGATCGCATCGAATGGTACGGAAGGGGTCCCCACGAAAATTATTGGGATCGGTCCGTCGGCGCGAAGCTCGGCGTATACGAAGGGAGCGTCGCCGATCAGCTGACCCCGTACCTGAAGCCGCAAGAGTGCGGGAACAAAACGGACGTCCGCTGGATCAAGGTGACGAACGCAGACGGGATTGGACTGGCGTTCGCCGGAAATCCGACGCTGGAAGCGTGCGTGCTGCCGTATACGCCGGAGGAGCTCGAAGCGCACGATCATCCATACAAGTTCCCGCCTTCCGTCCGGACGGTCGTGCGGCTCGCCGACAAGCAAATGGGCGTCGGGGGGGACAACAGCTGGGGCGCGCGGACGCATCCGGAGTTCACCCTCTACGCAACCCGGTCCTACACGTTCCGATACGTCATCATTCCGGAAGGATAA
- a CDS encoding ABC transporter permease, which produces MKKLRNWDLYAMMTPGVLFFIIFSYLPMLWIVIAFQDFRIGRGIFGSDFVGLKHFQTLFQDEYFYNILTNTVLISTYKLIFGFPIPILLALAMNEIRRRATLRFIQSVIYLPHFLSWTVVATLMISIFSYDTGILNDALAFFGLEPIAFLSDTSKFRSMLVASDIWKNAGWGTILYIAALVGIDQHLYEAAEIDGASKLRQIWHVSLPGLRATATVLLILSVGNLITGDFEQILLMYSPAVYNVADVIQTYVYRIGLGQMQLSYTAAVGLFQSVVAFALVYGANRFAKKMGGESIW; this is translated from the coding sequence ATGAAAAAGCTGAGAAACTGGGATTTATACGCGATGATGACGCCGGGGGTATTGTTTTTTATCATCTTCTCGTATTTGCCAATGCTTTGGATCGTGATCGCGTTCCAAGACTTCCGAATCGGACGGGGCATTTTTGGAAGCGATTTCGTCGGGTTGAAGCATTTCCAAACGTTGTTCCAAGACGAGTATTTCTACAATATTTTGACCAACACCGTTCTCATCAGCACGTACAAGTTGATCTTCGGCTTTCCGATCCCGATCCTTCTGGCGCTGGCCATGAACGAAATCCGCCGCCGCGCCACGCTTCGGTTTATCCAGTCGGTCATCTACCTGCCGCACTTCCTCTCCTGGACGGTCGTCGCGACGCTCATGATCAGCATTTTCTCGTACGACACGGGAATTCTGAACGACGCGCTCGCCTTCTTCGGCCTCGAGCCGATCGCGTTCCTGAGCGACACGAGCAAATTTCGCTCGATGCTCGTCGCCTCGGACATCTGGAAGAACGCCGGATGGGGGACAATTTTGTACATCGCCGCGCTCGTCGGCATCGATCAGCATTTGTACGAGGCCGCGGAAATCGACGGCGCCTCGAAGCTGCGGCAAATTTGGCACGTCTCGCTGCCGGGCCTCCGCGCGACGGCGACGGTGCTGCTGATCCTCAGCGTCGGCAATTTGATCACGGGCGACTTCGAGCAAATTTTGCTCATGTACAGCCCAGCCGTCTACAACGTCGCGGACGTCATCCAGACGTACGTGTACCGGATCGGCCTCGGGCAAATGCAGCTCAGCTACACGGCCGCGGTCGGCTTGTTCCAATCCGTCGTCGCGTTCGCCCTCGTATACGGCGCGAACCGGTTCGCGAAGAAGATGGGAGGGGAATCGATTTGGTAA
- a CDS encoding carbohydrate ABC transporter permease, translated as MVRSKGWEQRLVTFFSYLILIVMTLLCIIPFVRLFAMSFSSEIFVQSGEVFLWPRGFTTGAIAFVFGNNAFQDAFGITVAATVTFTALSLVTTVLTAYPLSRPYLAGARFFSLLIVFTMLFNGGIIPTYLVVKTLGLLDTFWALVIPHMISAFNVIILISFFRSLPLDYEESAKMDGASNWKVLAYIIVPLSKPILATIALFYAVFRWNYWFDVLMYINSPERYTLQIVLKNLIQNTDGSIMTVFTDHHYALLSVQGAAVLFTILPILLVYPFLQKYFVKGVMIGGIKG; from the coding sequence TTGGTAAGAAGCAAAGGTTGGGAGCAGCGGTTGGTCACGTTTTTTTCCTACTTGATCCTGATCGTCATGACGCTGCTGTGCATCATCCCGTTCGTCCGGCTGTTCGCTATGAGCTTCAGCAGCGAAATTTTCGTGCAGTCGGGCGAGGTGTTTCTGTGGCCTAGAGGGTTTACGACCGGGGCGATCGCCTTCGTGTTCGGCAACAACGCCTTCCAAGACGCGTTCGGCATCACCGTCGCCGCCACCGTCACGTTCACGGCGCTGTCGCTCGTCACGACGGTGCTGACGGCGTATCCCCTGTCCCGGCCGTACCTTGCGGGCGCGCGCTTTTTCTCGCTGTTGATCGTCTTTACGATGCTGTTCAACGGCGGCATCATTCCGACGTACTTGGTCGTCAAAACGCTCGGCCTGCTGGATACGTTCTGGGCGCTCGTCATCCCGCACATGATCAGCGCATTCAACGTCATCATACTCATTTCGTTCTTCCGGTCGCTGCCGCTCGATTACGAGGAATCCGCCAAGATGGACGGCGCGTCCAACTGGAAGGTGCTCGCGTACATCATCGTGCCGCTGTCGAAGCCGATTTTGGCGACGATCGCGCTGTTTTACGCGGTGTTCCGATGGAACTATTGGTTCGACGTGCTGATGTACATCAACTCGCCGGAGCGCTATACGCTGCAGATCGTCCTGAAAAATTTGATCCAAAATACCGACGGATCGATCATGACCGTCTTCACCGATCATCATTACGCGCTGCTTTCCGTCCAAGGGGCCGCCGTACTGTTTACGATTTTGCCGATTTTGCTCGTGTACCCGTTTCTGCAAAAGTATTTCGTCAAGGGGGTGATGATCGGCGGCATTAAAGGATAA